Proteins found in one Mucilaginibacter gracilis genomic segment:
- a CDS encoding cytochrome-c peroxidase, translating to MKKRAFWVVIGGFCLLMYACKKEDQIKEAVSTFLGFQKPANFSEPVYKLENNKVTEAGFLLGRSLFYEPRLSRNNTISCGSCHIQSSGFTQHGHDVSHGIDDLLGTRNSPPIMNLAWNSAFMWGGGIYDLDLQPIAPITTHVEMDETLDNVMAKLRLVAKYPTMFKAAFGTEEINTARFMKALSQFMVMCISANSKYDKVMRKEAGQSFTADEQAGYALFQAKCSNCHKEPLFTDGSFRNNGLAPSPINDMGLYTATLQETDRYKFKVPSLRNLTYTAPYMHDGRFLTLNGVFDHYNGEVQQTANLDPLLQQNGKRGISLTADDRVKLTAFLKTLDDADFVTRKDLAEQ from the coding sequence ATGAAAAAAAGAGCATTTTGGGTGGTGATAGGAGGCTTTTGCCTATTGATGTATGCCTGTAAAAAGGAAGATCAGATTAAGGAGGCGGTGAGTACATTCCTGGGTTTTCAAAAACCGGCCAACTTTTCCGAACCTGTCTACAAACTGGAGAACAATAAAGTAACCGAAGCAGGTTTCCTTTTGGGGCGTTCCTTGTTTTATGAGCCCCGGCTGTCGCGCAATAACACCATTTCCTGTGGTTCCTGCCATATCCAGTCCTCGGGCTTTACGCAACACGGGCATGATGTGAGCCACGGGATTGATGACCTTTTGGGAACGCGCAACTCGCCGCCCATCATGAACCTGGCCTGGAACAGTGCCTTTATGTGGGGAGGCGGTATTTATGATCTGGATTTGCAACCTATAGCACCCATCACTACGCATGTGGAGATGGATGAGACCCTCGATAATGTAATGGCTAAACTCCGGCTGGTAGCCAAGTACCCGACGATGTTCAAAGCCGCCTTCGGTACGGAGGAGATCAATACAGCTCGTTTCATGAAAGCACTTTCACAATTTATGGTGATGTGTATCAGCGCTAATTCCAAATACGACAAAGTAATGCGCAAGGAAGCCGGGCAAAGCTTTACGGCAGATGAGCAGGCAGGATACGCGCTGTTTCAGGCTAAATGTAGTAACTGCCACAAAGAGCCCCTGTTCACGGATGGCTCATTCCGTAATAACGGATTGGCGCCTTCGCCTATCAACGACATGGGTTTGTACACCGCTACCTTGCAGGAGACGGATCGTTATAAGTTTAAAGTACCAAGTTTGCGCAACTTAACTTATACCGCGCCTTATATGCATGATGGCCGATTCCTGACGCTTAACGGCGTATTTGATCATTATAACGGCGAAGTACAGCAAACGGCTAACCTCGACCCTTTATTACAACAGAACGGCAAGCGCGGCATCAGCCTGACCGCCGATGACCGCGTTAAGCTGACTGCCTTTCTTAAAACCCTGGATGATGCGGATTTTGTTACCCGCAAAGATCTGGCTGAACAATAA
- a CDS encoding MbnP family protein: MKTFKFLTPYLAAGSLALLLLSGCSKKADVAPNYNEDDLAPFSVEFDNIVGEKTLAFNNTTSPYTNAAGEKFTVSLVQYFISNIKVSKADGTTYTVKQDSSYFLIKGADRATRFAKVKVPEGDYTKLTFTLGVDSLRSTMDVSKRTGVLDPAAGMDDGMYWGWNAGYIFFKLEGNSNVISDDVNGDPTGKKQFKYHIGGFGGYSAPTINNIKTVTLDLTTGGIAKVRKDRQSNVHLFVDLMKVFNGKNSFSIAAHPNVMFSDYSVNIAGNLTELFRHDHTEN; the protein is encoded by the coding sequence ATGAAGACATTTAAATTTCTAACTCCATATTTAGCGGCAGGCAGCTTAGCCTTGCTGCTGCTTTCCGGCTGCTCTAAAAAGGCCGATGTAGCACCAAATTACAACGAAGATGATCTCGCTCCGTTCTCGGTGGAGTTTGATAACATTGTCGGGGAAAAAACGCTGGCCTTTAATAATACAACCAGCCCATACACCAATGCGGCGGGCGAAAAATTCACCGTTTCCCTCGTTCAGTATTTTATCAGCAACATCAAGGTAAGTAAAGCCGATGGTACTACCTATACCGTTAAACAGGATAGCAGTTACTTTCTGATTAAAGGCGCTGACCGCGCCACCCGATTTGCCAAAGTGAAAGTGCCGGAAGGCGATTACACCAAATTAACTTTCACTTTAGGCGTGGACAGCCTGCGCAGCACGATGGATGTTAGCAAGCGCACCGGAGTATTAGACCCTGCTGCTGGCATGGACGACGGAATGTACTGGGGCTGGAATGCCGGGTATATCTTCTTTAAACTGGAAGGTAATTCCAATGTAATTTCTGATGACGTTAACGGCGACCCAACCGGTAAAAAGCAATTTAAATACCATATCGGCGGCTTCGGGGGATATTCCGCCCCAACGATCAATAATATCAAAACGGTCACCCTCGACCTGACCACGGGCGGCATCGCCAAAGTCCGCAAGGACCGCCAGAGCAATGTGCACCTGTTTGTCGATCTGATGAAAGTTTTTAACGGTAAAAACAGCTTCAGTATTGCTGCGCACCCCAACGTCATGTTTAGCGATTACAGCGTTAATATTGCCGGCAACCTGACAGAATTGTTCCGTCATGATCATACCGAAAACTAA
- a CDS encoding cytochrome-c peroxidase — protein sequence MAGLNAYPRFAAMLFLTGWLASSSCKKDGAAGTVPVVVLHPAELSVPANFPAVKSDPDNPLTQEGIALGRMLFYDTRLSGLNRLSCASCHRQDIAFSDGVALNNIGESGNTLPRHAPALINLAWANNGLFWDGGSTNLESQAFGPLTSADEMHQNLSELEAELKQVPEYVQQFKTVFNGEVKSASIVKALAQFERTLISGNSRYDRFIRKENGVQLSDQEQQGLALVNSKCRSCHAGEFFTDNGYHNNGIDNDFSNDALERIYMGRFRITNNQADLGKFKTPTLRNILLTAPYMHDGRFKTIDEVLAHYHNDIRISATTDPLLYQNGGQAGIPMTDQEMKAIKAFLATLTDTDFVQNPKLSKPNL from the coding sequence ATGGCAGGCTTAAACGCATATCCGCGTTTTGCCGCTATGCTTTTTTTAACCGGATGGCTGGCATCCTCGTCTTGTAAAAAAGACGGGGCTGCCGGTACCGTTCCGGTAGTTGTGCTGCATCCGGCTGAACTCTCCGTTCCTGCTAATTTCCCGGCGGTGAAGAGTGACCCGGATAACCCGTTAACGCAAGAAGGCATCGCCCTGGGCAGAATGTTATTTTATGATACCCGTCTTTCGGGCCTCAACAGGCTTTCCTGTGCATCGTGCCACCGGCAGGATATCGCTTTTAGCGATGGTGTAGCGCTCAACAATATCGGCGAGTCAGGGAATACCCTGCCGCGCCATGCACCGGCACTCATTAACCTGGCCTGGGCTAATAACGGCCTGTTTTGGGACGGTGGTTCAACCAACCTGGAATCGCAGGCCTTCGGCCCCCTGACCAGCGCCGATGAAATGCACCAGAACCTGAGCGAGCTGGAAGCGGAATTGAAGCAGGTGCCCGAATATGTGCAGCAATTTAAAACGGTATTTAATGGCGAGGTGAAGTCGGCGTCCATCGTCAAAGCCCTGGCGCAATTTGAACGTACGCTCATTTCCGGCAATAGCAGGTATGACCGGTTTATACGCAAAGAAAACGGTGTGCAATTATCAGATCAGGAACAACAGGGGCTGGCACTGGTCAACAGTAAATGTAGGAGCTGCCACGCGGGTGAATTTTTCACCGATAACGGCTATCATAACAATGGGATCGACAACGATTTCAGCAATGATGCGCTGGAGCGGATCTATATGGGGCGCTTCCGTATAACCAATAACCAGGCAGATCTGGGCAAATTTAAAACGCCTACGCTACGTAATATCCTGCTGACCGCGCCTTATATGCACGATGGCCGCTTTAAAACTATCGATGAGGTGCTGGCGCATTATCATAACGATATCAGGATTTCAGCCACCACCGATCCGCTGCTTTATCAAAACGGCGGCCAGGCAGGCATCCCCATGACTGATCAGGAAATGAAAGCCATTAAAGCATTCCTGGCGACACTGACGGACACAGACTTTGTCCAAAACCCGAAACTTAGTAAACCCAATTTATGA
- a CDS encoding MbnP family protein, producing the protein MKKILSILSLSAILFAACTKNNDVQPVETAGKATITFDAVVGTSDFALNKDFTANGKTWNFTQLRYWVSNVVLVKASGEEYAVPNSYYLLEENNAAETNSAYTYPANKREDVKLTDIPAGDYKSIKFSVGVDTKYNSNLSLQAGELSQLNGMTNVSWMWATTYIFSSLKGKVTDGATSKTMVVETGLDANYKTVTLALPSTLHIGSTKSSTILLNADVTKVTDGVDVIATPTVGASQATAMAAVATNYGTKVFTVKSVN; encoded by the coding sequence ATGAAAAAAATTCTATCGATACTATCCTTATCTGCTATACTGTTCGCTGCTTGTACCAAAAACAACGATGTTCAACCCGTGGAAACGGCGGGTAAAGCGACCATCACTTTTGATGCTGTAGTCGGCACCTCCGATTTTGCGTTAAATAAAGATTTTACTGCAAACGGCAAGACCTGGAACTTTACCCAGTTAAGGTACTGGGTAAGCAATGTGGTATTGGTTAAAGCTAGCGGCGAAGAATATGCCGTACCTAATTCTTACTATTTGTTAGAAGAGAACAATGCCGCCGAAACCAATAGCGCCTATACTTATCCGGCTAACAAACGCGAAGACGTGAAACTGACTGATATTCCGGCGGGTGATTACAAATCTATTAAATTTTCAGTGGGTGTTGACACCAAATACAACAGCAACCTGAGCCTTCAGGCGGGTGAACTGTCCCAACTGAACGGTATGACCAATGTTTCCTGGATGTGGGCCACTACTTATATTTTCTCTTCCCTGAAGGGTAAAGTAACTGACGGCGCAACTTCAAAAACAATGGTTGTTGAAACCGGTCTGGATGCCAATTACAAAACGGTTACGTTGGCTTTACCGTCTACCTTGCATATCGGTTCAACCAAATCGTCAACCATTTTGTTAAACGCGGATGTAACCAAAGTAACCGACGGTGTAGATGTAATAGCCACGCCGACAGTTGGCGCATCTCAGGCAACAGCAATGGCTGCTGTCGCAACCAACTATGGCACTAAAGTATTTACAGTAAAGTCTGTTAACTAA
- the mobC gene encoding conjugal transfer protein MobC: MQTGENEQALRKIIDFTRLLSIATLIIHFYLCCYPGFREMNLTHKVVDHILFPLSKMAIFKTVLVAKLSALVLLVVSLVGSKGKRDEKIRPKTIFTYCLTGLFLYFISGLFLALPFTVEAKTAVYIATTAFGYLLFMTGGSLLFRMLKLKLGSDIFNKENETFPQEERLLENEYSINLPAKYQLKGKERNSWINIINPFRGTLVGGSPGAGKSYFVIRHIITQHIAKGFSMLIYDFKYDDLSRIAYNALLEHGGRSFFVINFENIMHRSNPLEPETMLDITDAMESARTIMLGLNREWIKKQGDFFVESPINFVTALIWFLKKYAGGKYCTLPHVIELSLVDYKDLFAVLGSEPEIEVLINPFISAWKNEAYEQLEGQIASAKISLARLSSPQLYYVLSGNDFSLDINNPDEPKVVCLANNPQKSQVYGAVLSLYVNRINKLVNRKHQQQCSLIFDEFPTIYFNGIDNLIATARSNKVAVTLAVQDYSQLKKDYGREQAEVIMNIVGNIVCGQVTGDTAKQLSERFGKINQQKESVSINSSDTSVSRSTQLDCAIPASKIAGLSSGEFVGMVADDPGNKIDLKTFHCQIQNDHDAIREEEENYKLMPDVRDISQSEIQMNYQRIKEDIKKIVEKVITTFL, translated from the coding sequence ATGCAAACGGGAGAAAACGAACAGGCTTTGCGTAAGATCATCGATTTTACCAGGCTGCTGAGTATCGCTACACTGATCATTCATTTCTATCTATGCTGTTACCCGGGATTCCGGGAAATGAATCTGACGCATAAAGTCGTTGATCATATCTTATTCCCGCTTTCTAAAATGGCGATCTTCAAAACCGTGCTGGTTGCGAAGTTGAGTGCCTTGGTTTTACTGGTGGTTTCGCTGGTCGGCAGTAAAGGTAAGCGGGATGAGAAGATCAGGCCGAAGACTATTTTCACGTACTGTCTGACAGGATTGTTCTTGTATTTTATTAGCGGTTTATTTTTAGCATTGCCATTTACCGTTGAAGCAAAAACAGCGGTCTACATAGCAACTACCGCATTTGGCTACCTATTATTCATGACAGGTGGCAGTCTGCTGTTCAGAATGCTGAAACTCAAACTGGGCAGCGATATTTTCAACAAAGAAAATGAAACCTTTCCTCAGGAAGAACGGCTGCTTGAAAATGAATACTCTATCAATCTGCCTGCCAAATACCAATTGAAAGGCAAAGAGCGGAATAGCTGGATCAATATCATCAATCCGTTTCGTGGCACGCTCGTCGGTGGCAGCCCCGGTGCCGGTAAATCCTATTTTGTCATTCGCCACATCATTACACAGCATATCGCCAAGGGCTTCAGTATGCTCATTTATGATTTTAAATACGATGACCTTTCCAGGATTGCCTACAACGCATTACTTGAACATGGCGGCAGGTCATTTTTTGTCATCAATTTCGAAAATATTATGCACCGCAGTAATCCGCTGGAGCCGGAAACCATGCTGGATATTACCGATGCTATGGAATCAGCCCGCACCATCATGCTGGGGTTAAACCGCGAGTGGATCAAAAAACAGGGGGACTTCTTCGTCGAATCACCTATTAATTTTGTTACTGCATTGATCTGGTTCCTTAAAAAGTACGCGGGAGGCAAATATTGCACACTGCCGCATGTGATTGAGTTGTCATTAGTAGACTATAAGGATTTGTTCGCAGTGCTGGGCAGCGAACCGGAAATTGAAGTACTGATCAATCCTTTTATATCTGCCTGGAAAAATGAAGCCTATGAGCAGTTAGAAGGACAGATCGCCAGTGCCAAGATCAGTCTGGCCCGGTTGTCTTCGCCGCAGCTTTATTATGTATTGAGCGGCAATGACTTTTCGTTGGATATTAATAATCCGGATGAGCCTAAAGTAGTTTGCCTGGCGAATAATCCTCAGAAATCACAGGTCTATGGTGCGGTGCTGTCTCTCTATGTAAACCGGATTAATAAACTAGTGAACCGTAAGCATCAGCAGCAATGCAGCCTGATATTCGATGAGTTCCCAACCATTTATTTTAACGGCATTGATAACCTGATTGCTACCGCGCGGTCAAATAAAGTCGCAGTAACTTTAGCCGTTCAGGATTACAGCCAGCTCAAAAAAGATTACGGCCGGGAACAGGCAGAAGTTATTATGAATATTGTCGGTAACATCGTTTGTGGCCAGGTAACCGGAGATACAGCCAAACAACTCTCCGAACGCTTTGGTAAGATCAATCAGCAAAAGGAAAGTGTATCCATTAATAGCAGTGATACTTCCGTTAGCCGTTCTACGCAATTAGATTGTGCGATACCCGCATCCAAAATAGCAGGTTTGTCTTCGGGAGAGTTTGTAGGTATGGTCGCCGACGATCCTGGCAATAAGATCGATCTGAAAACATTTCACTGCCAAATACAGAACGACCATGACGCGATCCGGGAGGAAGAAGAAAATTATAAACTCATGCCCGACGTAAGGGACATATCCCAATCAGAAATACAAATGAATTATCAGCGGATTAAGGAGGACATCAAAAAGATAGTTGAAAAAGTAATAACTACATTTTTATAA
- a CDS encoding relaxase/mobilization nuclease domain-containing protein produces the protein MVAKIKSGKSLIGALNYNENKVKQDKAVLIAAVGYPKDAECLSFYDKLFRLTDLAAMNQRSKTNAVHISLNFPNGEYLADETLRGIAGDYLRGIGFATQPYLVYRHEDAGHPHIHIVTTNIKRNGERINLHYLGQNESEKIRKVIEIKYGLTKAEEQTQQKPDLKAAIAVASYGKAETKRTITNILSFTLRSYKFTSVPELNAVLQQYHIQADRGAKDSRMYAREGLIYWVLDQQGNKIGVPIKASTIYGKPTLKSLEEKFRLNTQLRKPFKEGLIKILDLVLAKPQTKNTFQGELLKKDIQVILRQNDEGRIYGVTFIDQKNKVVFNGSDLGKAYSANQLSAQLLPDLPGKINRQRQSDDEIAGNVLRQTATGGNELMDVLFAAEREDLAALNKFKRKKRKGLKL, from the coding sequence ATGGTCGCAAAAATTAAGAGCGGCAAAAGCCTGATCGGCGCGCTCAATTACAACGAGAACAAAGTGAAACAGGATAAAGCGGTATTGATAGCGGCGGTCGGCTACCCCAAAGACGCGGAGTGCCTGTCATTCTATGACAAACTTTTCCGGCTCACAGACCTGGCGGCGATGAACCAGCGCTCAAAAACAAACGCGGTTCATATCTCCCTGAATTTCCCAAACGGGGAATACCTGGCAGATGAAACTTTACGCGGGATTGCGGGAGATTACCTCCGTGGTATTGGTTTTGCAACGCAGCCGTATTTAGTTTACCGGCACGAAGATGCCGGGCATCCGCATATCCATATCGTGACCACCAATATCAAACGTAACGGTGAGCGCATCAATCTGCATTACCTCGGCCAAAACGAATCGGAAAAAATACGTAAGGTTATCGAAATTAAATATGGCCTGACTAAAGCCGAAGAACAAACGCAACAAAAGCCCGATCTTAAAGCGGCCATAGCCGTAGCATCGTATGGCAAAGCCGAAACCAAGCGCACCATCACCAATATCCTGAGTTTTACGCTGAGGAGCTACAAATTCACCAGTGTTCCGGAACTCAACGCGGTTTTACAACAATACCATATCCAGGCTGACCGTGGAGCTAAAGATTCCCGCATGTATGCCCGTGAAGGATTGATTTACTGGGTACTTGATCAGCAGGGTAACAAAATTGGGGTGCCGATCAAGGCCAGTACCATCTATGGTAAACCGACATTAAAAAGCCTGGAAGAAAAATTCAGGCTTAATACACAATTACGCAAGCCCTTTAAAGAAGGACTTATCAAAATATTGGACCTGGTACTGGCAAAGCCGCAAACCAAAAACACCTTTCAAGGGGAATTGCTGAAAAAAGATATTCAGGTAATCCTTCGCCAGAATGATGAAGGGCGCATTTACGGTGTGACTTTCATCGATCAAAAAAACAAGGTAGTATTTAACGGCAGTGACCTGGGCAAGGCTTATAGCGCCAATCAGCTTAGTGCTCAGTTACTGCCCGATCTACCCGGTAAAATCAACAGGCAACGGCAAAGCGATGATGAAATTGCGGGCAACGTATTGCGACAAACCGCTACTGGCGGAAATGAATTGATGGATGTCTTATTTGCGGCAGAGCGTGAAGACCTGGCCGCCCTGAATAAATTCAAACGCAAAAAACGTAAAGGACTTAAACTTTAA
- a CDS encoding plasmid mobilization protein, producing the protein MSVQEDNRSRWYNIRLKPDEYRLLNGRFQKTQFRKLSEYMRSLLLDKPITVTYRDKAMDDVLEEMILLRQELNAIGNNLNQAMRSINSAHGNADTRLWMNLLSVINTKLEPSISQIKERMNQYADIWSQKLRAAKA; encoded by the coding sequence ATGAGTGTACAGGAAGATAACAGGTCAAGGTGGTACAATATCCGGTTGAAACCTGACGAGTACCGGTTGCTGAACGGCAGGTTCCAAAAGACCCAGTTCAGGAAGTTGAGCGAGTATATGCGCAGCCTGCTTTTGGATAAGCCCATAACGGTCACCTATCGCGATAAAGCAATGGATGATGTGCTGGAAGAAATGATCCTGCTCAGGCAGGAACTCAACGCTATCGGCAACAATCTTAACCAGGCCATGCGGAGCATCAATAGCGCTCACGGAAATGCTGATACTCGGCTATGGATGAATTTGCTCAGTGTGATCAATACCAAACTGGAGCCGTCCATTAGCCAGATCAAAGAACGGATGAACCAATACGCGGATATATGGTCGCAAAAATTAAGAGCGGCAAAAGCCTGA